Proteins encoded together in one Schistocerca americana isolate TAMUIC-IGC-003095 chromosome 8, iqSchAmer2.1, whole genome shotgun sequence window:
- the LOC124545599 gene encoding uncharacterized protein LOC124545599: MSYEYKKRLTDAEILAELRKIEDETSGEEFEFSDSDQGNEESVVVPVCADEECDSCNKCDDVNTAQDSFPLNLGENEASTSSMPSDVPNSSCLRLTTRTTFASPGSQSKTDTGQPNGEKETAKDGTVWKIVPVGSNAGCLQSHSILREKSGPTSYAKRKIQSGKLLSAWRLIFSASMMRHIKHCTEAEARHRTQDDSWTVDTEELDAFVAIM; the protein is encoded by the exons ATGAGCTACGAATACAAGAAGCGGCTAACAGACGCTGAAATACTAGCAGAACTGAGAAAAATAGAAGATGAAACTTCAGGTGAAGAATTTGAGTTTTCCGATAGCGATCAGGGCAATGAAGAAAGTGTAGTAGTTCCAGTGTGTGCAGATGAAGAATGTGATTCGTGCAACAAATGTgatgatgtaaacacagcccaggaCAGTTTTCCACTAAATTTAGGGGAAAATGAAGCTTCTACATCCAGCATGCCTTCTGATGTTCCAAATTCTAGCTGTCTAAGATTAACAACCCGGACAACATTTGCTTCCCCCGGAAGTCAGTCAAAAACTGATACTGGGCAACCTAATGGagaaaaagaaacagcaaaagATGGGACTGTGTGGAAAATTGTACCAGTGGGTTCTAATGCAG GTTGTCTACAAAGTCATAGCATTTTGCGGGAGAAGTCAGGACCAACATCATATGCTAAAAGGAAAATTCAAAGTGGGAAACTTCTTAGTGCTTGGCGGTTAATTTTCAGTGCTTCCATGATGCGCCACATCAAGCACTGTACTGAAGCTGAGGCTCGTCATCGAACACAAGACGATTCCTGGACAGTAGACACTGAAGAACTGGATGCTTTTGTCGCCATAATGTAG